The Oxalobacteraceae bacterium OTU3CINTB1 genome includes a window with the following:
- the fliI gene encoding flagellar protein export ATPase FliI → MATPTGRLVGASGLLLEAAGCPLHTGQRCQIETVSGEWLDAQVVGFRDKLSFLMPFKKAVGLTTGARVLPSPEKISLQIGSSWLGRMVNGLGEPIDGLGKLTGDFPLESQPPRVHPLKKKPVTEPLDVGVRAINSMLTLGKGQRVGLMAGSGVGKSVLLGLMTRQTVADVVVVGLIGERSREVREFVDMSLGKDGLAKAVLVIAPADESPLMRIMATELCHSIAAHYRDQGKNVLLLVDSLTRYAMAMREVALALGEPPATKGYPPSVFSALPQLVESAGNGENQTGSMSAIYTVLAEGDDQQDPVVDTARAVLDGHIVLTRELAERGHYPAIDIGASISRCMSQVITQEHMLAARALKSSMARHNRVRDLIPLGAYVPGADPITDKAVMLHPKVEDFLCQGTKEEAPFAPCVSELEKLMT, encoded by the coding sequence ATGGCGACCCCGACGGGCCGCCTGGTGGGCGCGTCCGGCTTGCTGCTCGAGGCCGCCGGGTGCCCGCTGCACACCGGCCAGCGTTGCCAAATCGAGACAGTCAGCGGCGAATGGCTCGACGCGCAAGTCGTTGGCTTTCGCGACAAGCTTTCCTTTTTGATGCCGTTCAAAAAAGCGGTCGGGCTGACCACCGGCGCCCGCGTGCTGCCCTCCCCCGAAAAAATCAGCCTGCAAATCGGCTCGAGTTGGCTCGGGCGCATGGTCAACGGCCTGGGCGAACCGATCGACGGCCTGGGCAAGCTGACCGGCGACTTTCCGCTCGAGTCGCAGCCGCCGCGCGTGCATCCCCTGAAGAAAAAACCGGTCACCGAGCCGCTCGACGTCGGCGTGCGCGCCATCAACTCCATGCTGACCCTGGGCAAGGGCCAGCGGGTCGGCCTGATGGCCGGTTCCGGCGTCGGCAAGTCCGTGCTGCTGGGCCTGATGACCCGCCAGACCGTGGCCGACGTGGTGGTGGTGGGCCTGATCGGCGAGCGTTCGCGCGAGGTGCGCGAATTTGTCGACATGTCGCTCGGCAAGGACGGCCTGGCCAAGGCGGTGCTGGTGATCGCCCCGGCCGACGAAAGCCCGCTGATGCGCATCATGGCCACCGAATTGTGCCATTCGATCGCGGCCCACTACCGCGACCAGGGCAAGAACGTGCTGCTGCTGGTCGATTCGCTCACGCGCTACGCGATGGCGATGCGCGAGGTGGCGCTGGCGCTGGGCGAGCCGCCGGCCACCAAGGGCTATCCGCCGTCGGTGTTCTCGGCGCTGCCGCAATTGGTCGAATCGGCCGGCAACGGCGAGAACCAGACCGGCTCGATGAGCGCGATCTACACCGTGCTGGCCGAGGGCGACGACCAGCAGGACCCGGTGGTCGACACCGCCCGCGCCGTGCTCGACGGCCATATCGTGCTCACCCGCGAGCTGGCCGAGCGCGGCCACTATCCGGCGATCGACATCGGCGCCTCCATCAGCCGCTGCATGAGCCAGGTTATCACGCAGGAACACATGCTGGCCGCGCGCGCGCTCAAGTCGAGCATGGCGCGCCACAACCGCGTGCGCGACCTGATCCCGCTGGGCGCCTACGTGCCCGGCGCCG
- a CDS encoding flagellar assembly protein H has translation MKQFRAYRFPPLAQFTNLAHQRAVAQSHGQGGDGGAQWAASVSEGFEQGQRDGYEIGMARGQEDGFEAGRTAGQEQGREEGRHETLVAYDQMARPVDAMLKSLKKLRSDYRAAQRKEVVDLVAKVARQVIRAELALQPVQLMALVEETLASMPPTREEIDVFLNPEELKRIAELDPKRSKRWNLIPDARLEVGECRIKAGDNEVDAGCHQRLAAVMEQVDNQLQAADGGDETETEE, from the coding sequence ATGAAGCAGTTCCGTGCCTACCGCTTTCCGCCGCTGGCCCAGTTCACCAACCTCGCCCACCAGCGCGCCGTGGCGCAAAGCCACGGCCAGGGCGGCGACGGCGGCGCCCAGTGGGCGGCGTCGGTCAGCGAGGGTTTTGAACAAGGCCAGCGCGACGGTTACGAGATCGGCATGGCGCGCGGCCAGGAGGACGGCTTCGAGGCCGGCCGCACCGCCGGCCAGGAACAGGGCCGCGAGGAAGGCCGCCACGAAACCCTGGTCGCCTACGACCAGATGGCGCGCCCGGTCGACGCCATGCTCAAAAGTTTGAAGAAGCTGCGCTCGGACTACCGCGCCGCCCAGCGCAAGGAAGTGGTCGACCTGGTGGCCAAGGTGGCGCGCCAGGTGATCCGCGCCGAACTGGCCCTGCAGCCGGTGCAGCTGATGGCCCTGGTCGAGGAAACGTTGGCATCGATGCCACCGACGCGCGAAGAGATCGACGTCTTCCTCAACCCGGAGGAATTGAAACGCATCGCCGAGCTCGATCCGAAACGCTCCAAGCGCTGGAACCTGATCCCCGACGCCCGCCTGGAAGTGGGCGAGTGCCGCATCAAGGCTGGCGATAACGAAGTCGATGCCGGATGTCATCAACGTCTTGCCGCTGTCATGGAACAGGTCGATAATCAATTGCAGGCGGCCGACGGCGGCGACGAAACGGAGACGGAAGAGTGA
- a CDS encoding flagellar motor switch protein FliG: MAELNKPQDQDDSDYAHAAPKLSPVEQAAIVLLSIGEEPAAAVLRCLSREELLEVTQVMSRMSGIKVESVKSAMQTFFDDYREQSGVHGASRSYLKRSLDLALGGDLANTVLNNIYGDELRPKMARLQWASPKWLAEYISNEHVQMQSVFLAFLPPALAGQIIDALPQEGRDLVLLNLARLDEIDRDLLQELDELVVRCLSSFDSQSTSVEGIRQAAEILNRLPGNRAQMVELLRAHDPEVVAQIELSMYDFFILGNQSEVAITRIIEEVPLEQWAIALKGAEVSIRDAVLKTMPKRQAQAFEDMMRRAGPMPMSRIEQTRQEIMATVKALADGGEIEIQLFAEQVVE; encoded by the coding sequence ATGGCCGAACTCAATAAACCGCAGGACCAGGACGATTCCGACTACGCCCACGCGGCGCCCAAGCTGTCGCCGGTCGAGCAGGCCGCGATCGTCTTGCTGAGCATTGGCGAGGAGCCCGCCGCCGCCGTGCTGCGCTGCCTGAGCCGCGAGGAATTGCTGGAGGTGACGCAGGTGATGTCGCGCATGAGCGGCATCAAGGTCGAGTCCGTCAAATCGGCAATGCAGACCTTCTTCGACGACTACCGCGAACAGTCCGGCGTGCATGGCGCCTCGCGCAGCTACCTCAAGCGCTCGCTGGACCTGGCGCTCGGCGGCGACCTCGCCAACACCGTCCTCAACAACATCTACGGCGACGAGCTGCGCCCGAAAATGGCGCGCCTGCAGTGGGCCTCGCCGAAGTGGCTGGCCGAATACATCTCCAACGAACACGTGCAGATGCAGTCGGTGTTCCTGGCCTTCCTGCCGCCGGCGCTGGCCGGCCAGATCATCGACGCCCTGCCCCAGGAAGGCCGCGACCTGGTGCTGCTGAACCTGGCGCGCCTCGACGAGATCGACCGCGACCTGCTGCAGGAGCTCGACGAACTGGTGGTGCGATGCCTGAGCTCGTTCGACTCGCAAAGCACCAGCGTCGAAGGCATCCGCCAGGCCGCCGAGATCCTCAACCGCCTGCCGGGCAACCGCGCCCAGATGGTCGAGCTGCTGCGCGCCCATGATCCGGAGGTGGTGGCGCAGATCGAGCTGTCGATGTACGACTTCTTCATCCTCGGCAACCAGTCCGAAGTGGCGATCACCCGCATCATCGAGGAAGTGCCGCTGGAGCAATGGGCGATCGCGCTCAAGGGCGCCGAAGTGTCGATCCGCGACGCCGTGCTCAAGACCATGCCGAAACGCCAGGCCCAGGCCTTCGAGGACATGATGCGCCGCGCCGGCCCGATGCCGATGTCGCGCATCGAGCAAACCCGCCAGGAGATCATGGCCACCGTCAAGGCCCTGGCCGACGGCGGCGAGATCGAAATTCAATTGTTCGCAGAACAGGTGGTCGAATGA
- the fliF gene encoding flagellar M-ring protein FliF, translating into MINTIKTAFGRWRTSPAAMSLPPNLLKNLYPLLLLAIGVTALVLMYLWNDQSGYKPVFGAREKVSASDMMTVLDTDHIPYRLHPESGQVLVPASMLGKVRMLLAAKGVTAQLPAGLELMDKNDPLGVSQFVQDVRFRRGLEGELAQSIMTMDAIAHARVHLSIAKSTSFVSSDGDKSSASVVVALKPGRTLQPEAIAAVVNMVAGSVASLSPQRVSLVDQTGNLLSSHIDLTDGFDAGSAGNENGKRIQDEVKANVKNLLGPVIGDDNFRLSVMAAVDNDKIEETVEKFGADPKVTSEAMREEQDRNRMTMGVPGTLSNRPPPANPNPADAAKPATDPASAGDGTARKNATTRQYAYDRSIVQTKRSRGRLQKLSVAVVLAQAAAPTPKTGWSAAEIANIDKILRNGLGINAERGDQLVVSAMNFPPRAAVTPWWEERDNIVDISSYVIYGVGLLLGYLLILRPLMRLVTVRFTPDPKELQRVAAERRAAEAAAVAAAKEAKDAKDGVLPALAGAAAPGTPGAAPALPGAAGQPGMPVVPLLENYDLPPPGSAVDVMVDHLKVLAAKEPERVAEVVKQWMQKNGRTQ; encoded by the coding sequence GTGATCAACACCATCAAGACCGCCTTTGGTCGCTGGCGCACCAGCCCGGCCGCCATGTCGCTGCCACCTAACCTGCTCAAGAACCTGTATCCGCTGCTGCTGCTGGCGATCGGCGTGACGGCCCTGGTGCTGATGTACCTTTGGAACGACCAGTCCGGCTACAAGCCGGTCTTCGGCGCGCGCGAGAAAGTCTCGGCGTCCGACATGATGACCGTGCTCGACACCGACCACATCCCCTACCGCCTGCATCCCGAGAGCGGCCAGGTGCTGGTGCCGGCGTCGATGCTGGGCAAGGTGCGCATGCTGCTGGCGGCCAAGGGCGTCACCGCCCAGCTGCCGGCCGGCCTCGAATTGATGGACAAGAACGACCCGCTGGGCGTGTCGCAGTTCGTCCAGGACGTGCGCTTCCGCCGCGGCCTCGAAGGCGAGCTGGCGCAGTCGATCATGACCATGGACGCCATCGCGCACGCCCGCGTGCACCTGTCGATCGCCAAGTCGACCTCGTTCGTCTCGTCCGACGGCGACAAGTCGTCGGCCTCGGTGGTGGTGGCGCTCAAGCCGGGCCGCACCCTGCAGCCTGAAGCGATCGCCGCCGTGGTCAACATGGTGGCCGGCAGCGTCGCCAGCCTCAGCCCGCAGCGGGTCAGCCTGGTCGACCAGACCGGCAACCTGCTGTCGTCGCACATCGACCTGACCGACGGCTTCGACGCCGGCAGCGCCGGCAACGAAAACGGCAAGCGCATCCAGGACGAGGTCAAGGCCAACGTCAAGAACCTGCTGGGCCCGGTGATCGGCGACGACAACTTCCGCCTGAGCGTGATGGCCGCCGTCGACAACGACAAGATCGAAGAGACGGTGGAGAAATTCGGCGCCGACCCGAAAGTGACGAGCGAGGCCATGCGCGAGGAGCAGGACCGCAACCGCATGACCATGGGCGTGCCCGGCACGCTGTCGAACCGGCCGCCGCCGGCCAACCCGAATCCGGCCGACGCCGCCAAGCCGGCCACCGACCCGGCCAGCGCCGGCGACGGCACGGCGCGCAAGAACGCCACCACCCGCCAGTACGCCTACGACCGCAGCATCGTCCAGACCAAGCGCAGCCGTGGCCGCCTGCAAAAACTCAGCGTGGCCGTGGTCCTGGCGCAGGCCGCCGCGCCGACGCCGAAGACCGGCTGGAGCGCCGCCGAGATCGCCAACATCGACAAAATCCTGCGCAACGGCCTGGGCATCAACGCCGAGCGCGGCGACCAGCTGGTGGTGTCGGCCATGAACTTCCCGCCGAGGGCGGCCGTGACGCCATGGTGGGAAGAGCGCGACAACATCGTCGACATCAGCTCCTACGTGATCTACGGCGTCGGCCTGCTGCTGGGCTACCTGTTGATCCTGCGTCCGCTGATGCGCCTGGTGACGGTGCGCTTCACGCCCGATCCGAAGGAATTGCAGCGCGTGGCCGCCGAACGCCGCGCCGCCGAGGCCGCCGCCGTGGCGGCCGCCAAGGAAGCCAAGGACGCCAAGGACGGCGTGCTGCCGGCGCTGGCGGGCGCCGCCGCGCCGGGCACGCCGGGCGCGGCCCCGGCCCTGCCGGGCGCCGCCGGACAGCCGGGCATGCCGGTGGTGCCGCTGCTGGAGAACTACGATCTGCCGCCACCGGGCTCGGCGGTCGACGTCATGGTCGACCACCTCAAGGTGCTGGCCGCCAAGGAACCGGAACGCGTAGCCGAAGTCGTTAAACAATGGATGCAGAAAAATGGCCGAACTCAATAA
- a CDS encoding flagellar hook-basal body complex protein FliE — MSNGFSSLIQADLASLTNAAQTLGNSAIAPAAQFGGHAGQFGAADANAGFSFAQSMKDAIGKVNDGDAAAGQKMADVDAGKSDDLVGAMLASQEASLSFSMLMQVRNKVMGAVDELIKLPL, encoded by the coding sequence ATGAGTAACGGATTCTCCAGCCTGATTCAGGCCGACCTGGCGTCCCTGACCAACGCCGCGCAAACGCTGGGCAACAGCGCCATCGCGCCGGCGGCCCAGTTCGGCGGCCACGCGGGCCAGTTCGGCGCCGCCGACGCCAACGCCGGCTTTTCGTTCGCCCAGTCGATGAAGGACGCGATCGGCAAGGTCAACGACGGCGACGCCGCCGCCGGCCAGAAGATGGCCGACGTCGACGCCGGCAAGAGCGACGACCTGGTCGGCGCCATGCTGGCCAGCCAGGAAGCGAGCCTGTCGTTCTCGATGCTGATGCAAGTGCGCAACAAAGTGATGGGCGCCGTCGACGAGCTCATCAAGTTGCCGCTGTAA
- a CDS encoding FliM/FliN family flagellar motor C-terminal domain-containing protein, whose amino-acid sequence MTTTKPTAPHQVLDPCLLGRPVHLLHIFAAQLRDDLTQAMRLNMNRRYWGGFRVDDVQFTRFDGEQRGRWLSFAAPAGHISFSLERKVLLSVLNSRYGSPGKSDTSPAPVDESAVRVTATEERLAVVLGQQLAGTLAGRIELNLPVIDKAPAGDGEEGVDTEFKPAPGAPPPKGNWTITVTLADNASGATGQFWFALDKALMASVLRGLLRDRDGAKKPQAASPLAQRLQVGLTGRLASKEVMLGTLYDLQVGDVIPISLSRADVLLEDSRLFTAAVTEHKGKLCLTSFEDVE is encoded by the coding sequence ATGACAACCACAAAACCGACCGCGCCCCATCAGGTTCTGGACCCTTGCTTGCTGGGGCGTCCCGTGCACCTGCTGCACATTTTCGCGGCCCAGTTGCGCGACGACCTGACGCAGGCCATGCGCCTGAACATGAACCGCCGCTACTGGGGCGGGTTCCGGGTCGACGACGTGCAGTTCACCCGCTTCGACGGCGAACAGCGCGGCCGCTGGTTGAGTTTTGCGGCCCCGGCCGGCCACATCTCTTTCTCGCTCGAACGCAAGGTGTTGCTCAGCGTACTCAATTCCCGCTACGGCAGCCCCGGCAAGTCCGACACCAGTCCGGCCCCGGTCGACGAGAGCGCGGTGCGCGTGACCGCCACCGAGGAGCGCCTCGCTGTGGTTTTGGGGCAACAGTTGGCCGGCACCCTGGCCGGCCGCATCGAGCTGAACCTGCCGGTGATCGACAAGGCGCCGGCCGGCGACGGCGAAGAGGGCGTCGATACCGAATTCAAACCGGCGCCCGGCGCACCGCCGCCCAAGGGCAATTGGACCATCACCGTCACCCTGGCCGACAACGCCAGCGGCGCCACCGGCCAGTTCTGGTTTGCGCTGGACAAGGCGCTGATGGCCAGCGTGCTGCGCGGCCTGTTGCGCGACCGCGACGGCGCCAAGAAGCCGCAGGCCGCCAGTCCGCTGGCGCAGCGCCTGCAGGTCGGCCTGACGGGCCGCCTGGCCAGCAAGGAAGTGATGCTGGGAACCTTGTACGATTTGCAGGTGGGCGATGTCATCCCCATCAGCCTGAGCAGAGCCGACGTCCTGCTCGAGGATTCCCGGCTGTTCACCGCGGCCGTGACCGAGCACAAGGGCAAACTCTGTCTAACCTCCTTTGAAGATGTTGAATAA
- a CDS encoding FliM/FliN family flagellar motor switch protein, which produces MNMNVANPTDALLEDLSEEMIIDQVGTELADVPAVAPRRDLPAMMRKIPVTLTLEVGSARISLQELMAIGPDSVVELDVLAGEPLVIKVNGTAIGRAEVVVAGENYGLKVIDLDGLNLDMMTS; this is translated from the coding sequence ATGAACATGAACGTAGCCAACCCCACCGACGCCCTGCTGGAAGACTTGTCCGAGGAAATGATCATCGACCAGGTCGGCACCGAGCTGGCCGACGTGCCGGCCGTCGCGCCGCGCCGCGACCTGCCGGCGATGATGCGCAAGATCCCGGTGACGCTGACCCTGGAGGTCGGCTCGGCGCGCATCTCGCTGCAGGAGTTGATGGCGATCGGCCCGGACAGCGTGGTCGAGCTCGACGTGCTGGCCGGCGAGCCGCTGGTCATCAAGGTCAACGGCACCGCCATCGGCCGCGCCGAGGTGGTGGTGGCCGGTGAGAACTACGGCCTCAAAGTCATCGACCTGGACGGCCTCAATCTCGACATGATGACTTCATGA
- the fliP gene encoding flagellar type III secretion system pore protein FliP (The bacterial flagellar biogenesis protein FliP forms a type III secretion system (T3SS)-type pore required for flagellar assembly.): MTRSATTRWRRPGLAAAGVAALAAGMTLALAPGAAQAVDLLANVVPGAKTELTVKMQILIIMTLLGLLPVMVMMMTSFTRFVIVLSLLRQALGLQQGLPNRVITGVALILTLLVMRPIGDQIWTDAFVPYDQDKISLETALQIAEKPISRFMLAQTSKAALQQIAHLAGEDKITVPAEHAFTVKLAAFVLSELKTAFQIGCMLFIPFLVIDLVVSSVLMAMGMMMLSPLVISLPFKLLLFVLVDGWTLTVNTLVTSVQAY; the protein is encoded by the coding sequence ATGACCCGGAGTGCGACGACGCGGTGGCGCCGGCCCGGCCTGGCCGCCGCCGGCGTGGCGGCGCTCGCGGCCGGCATGACCCTGGCGCTGGCGCCGGGCGCGGCCCAGGCGGTCGACCTGCTGGCCAACGTGGTGCCGGGCGCCAAGACCGAGCTGACGGTCAAGATGCAAATCCTGATCATCATGACCTTGCTGGGTTTGCTCCCGGTGATGGTCATGATGATGACCAGCTTTACCCGCTTCGTCATTGTGCTGTCTCTGCTGCGCCAGGCGCTGGGCCTGCAGCAGGGCTTGCCCAACCGGGTGATCACCGGGGTCGCCCTGATTCTGACCTTGCTGGTGATGCGCCCGATCGGCGACCAGATCTGGACCGACGCCTTCGTGCCCTACGACCAGGACAAGATCAGCCTGGAGACGGCGCTGCAAATCGCCGAAAAACCCATTTCCCGCTTCATGCTGGCGCAAACCAGCAAGGCCGCGCTGCAGCAGATCGCCCACCTGGCCGGCGAGGACAAAATCACCGTGCCGGCCGAGCACGCGTTCACCGTCAAGCTGGCCGCGTTCGTGCTGTCGGAGCTCAAGACCGCGTTCCAGATCGGCTGCATGCTGTTCATCCCGTTCCTGGTGATCGACCTGGTGGTGTCGTCGGTGCTGATGGCGATGGGCATGATGATGCTCTCGCCGCTGGTTATTTCGCTGCCGTTCAAGCTGCTGCTGTTCGTGCTGGTCGACGGCTGGACCCTGACCGTCAACACGCTCGTCACCAGCGTGCAGGCGTATTAG
- a CDS encoding flagellar biosynthetic protein FliQ — MLTPEVAVDLVVESLHIVMLLVILLVVPGLIMGLLVALVQAATQINEQTLSFLPRLLVTLLAIILMGRWMAGYLMDFCVSIFTRAATLVG, encoded by the coding sequence ATGCTGACTCCCGAAGTTGCCGTCGACCTGGTGGTCGAATCGCTGCACATCGTCATGCTGCTGGTGATCCTGCTGGTGGTGCCCGGCCTGATCATGGGCCTGCTGGTGGCGCTGGTGCAGGCGGCCACGCAAATCAACGAACAGACGCTCAGTTTCCTGCCCAGGTTGCTGGTCACCCTGCTGGCCATCATTTTGATGGGCCGCTGGATGGCCGGCTACCTGATGGACTTCTGCGTCTCCATTTTCACCCGCGCCGCCACGCTGGTCGGCTAG
- a CDS encoding flagellar biosynthetic protein FliR, whose product MEPVLAQLLPMLTAIWWPFCRILAMFIGAPVLGEAVTPVTVRILIALVLAVLMLPATGGVGGYQIDPFSMHGVVATIEQALIGFVLGLAFHFAMSVIGVLGFMVSSQMGFSMAVMNDPMNGQSSDVVSALLSVLSIIVFFAIDGHLVISNIIGQSFRAWPLGHGYAPILLNAVAYNVAWIFSAAMLLAIPIVFSTLVVQLGFGFLNRVAPSLNLFALGFSVITIFGLMMLAEVVRFIPEHYVRMTNQVLELIRQQMQVAANG is encoded by the coding sequence ATGGAACCGGTCCTGGCCCAGCTGCTGCCGATGCTCACCGCCATCTGGTGGCCGTTCTGCCGCATCCTGGCGATGTTCATCGGCGCCCCGGTGCTGGGCGAGGCCGTCACGCCGGTAACGGTGCGCATCCTGATCGCGCTGGTGCTGGCGGTGCTGATGCTGCCGGCCACTGGCGGCGTCGGCGGGTACCAGATCGACCCGTTCTCGATGCACGGCGTGGTCGCCACCATCGAGCAGGCGCTGATCGGCTTCGTGCTGGGGCTGGCGTTCCACTTCGCCATGTCGGTCATCGGCGTGCTCGGCTTTATGGTGTCGTCGCAGATGGGCTTTTCGATGGCGGTGATGAACGACCCGATGAACGGCCAGTCGTCGGACGTGGTCTCGGCGCTGTTGTCGGTGCTGTCGATCATCGTGTTCTTCGCCATCGACGGCCACCTGGTGATCTCCAACATCATCGGCCAGAGCTTCCGCGCCTGGCCGCTGGGGCACGGCTACGCGCCGATCCTGCTCAACGCGGTGGCCTACAATGTCGCCTGGATCTTCTCGGCGGCGATGCTGCTGGCGATCCCGATCGTGTTTTCCACGCTGGTGGTGCAGCTCGGCTTCGGCTTTTTGAACCGGGTCGCCCCCAGCCTGAACCTGTTCGCGCTGGGCTTTTCGGTGATCACCATCTTTGGGCTGATGATGCTGGCCGAGGTGGTGCGCTTCATTCCCGAGCATTACGTGCGCATGACCAACCAGGTGCTCGAGCTGATCCGCCAGCAGATGCAGGTGGCCGCCAATGGCTGA
- a CDS encoding flagellar type III secretion system protein FlhB — MADNSSGDKTEKASQQKLKKSRDEGQVVRSRDLSTAIGILVSLKLFVYLLPTYMAEFHEIFHQSFAPFDSTGSIDNAMSTVFGSAMWLFIKMVLPLFVVPLFIVLGAMVPGGWVMSTKHWAPKLSRMSPAANLGRLFGGKHAFELLVSIAKAGVLISVLIHVARSTVKDYTQLQHMPMGLAMMNGSNLMLDGLMALIAVFVIFALIDVPAQAFFFAKQQRMSKQDQKEEHKSTEGRPEVKGRIRQLQRALARNSARKTVPSADVVIVNPEHYAVALKYDHDRAEAPYVVAKGVDEMALYIRQIATEHKIEVMALAPLARAIYNTSQVNQQIPVQLYQAVSQVLNYVLQLKAFRTGRRAAEPAYPNEVVVPTSMSEVKQS; from the coding sequence ATGGCTGACAATAGCAGCGGCGACAAAACAGAAAAGGCTTCCCAACAGAAGCTGAAAAAGTCGCGCGACGAAGGGCAGGTGGTCCGCTCGCGCGACCTGTCGACGGCGATCGGCATCCTGGTGAGCCTGAAGCTGTTTGTTTACCTGTTGCCGACCTATATGGCCGAGTTCCACGAAATCTTCCACCAGAGCTTTGCGCCGTTCGACAGCACCGGGTCGATCGACAACGCGATGTCGACCGTGTTCGGCAGCGCCATGTGGCTGTTCATCAAGATGGTGCTGCCGCTATTCGTGGTGCCCTTGTTCATCGTGCTGGGCGCGATGGTGCCGGGCGGCTGGGTGATGAGCACCAAGCACTGGGCGCCCAAGCTGAGCCGCATGAGCCCGGCCGCCAACCTGGGCCGGCTGTTCGGCGGCAAGCACGCCTTCGAGCTGCTGGTGTCGATCGCTAAGGCCGGCGTGCTGATTTCCGTGCTGATCCACGTTGCCCGCTCGACGGTCAAGGATTACACGCAGCTGCAGCACATGCCGATGGGGCTGGCGATGATGAACGGCTCGAACCTGATGCTTGACGGCCTGATGGCGTTGATCGCCGTGTTCGTCATCTTCGCGTTGATCGACGTGCCGGCGCAGGCCTTCTTCTTCGCCAAGCAGCAGCGCATGAGCAAGCAGGACCAGAAGGAGGAGCACAAGTCGACCGAGGGCCGCCCCGAGGTGAAAGGCCGGATCCGCCAGTTGCAGCGCGCGCTGGCGCGCAACAGCGCTCGCAAGACCGTGCCCAGCGCCGACGTCGTCATCGTCAATCCGGAACACTACGCGGTTGCGCTGAAGTACGACCACGACCGCGCCGAGGCGCCGTACGTGGTGGCCAAGGGCGTCGACGAGATGGCGCTCTACATCCGCCAGATCGCCACCGAACACAAGATCGAAGTAATGGCGCTGGCGCCGCTGGCGCGCGCCATCTACAACACCAGCCAGGTCAACCAGCAGATCCCGGTGCAGCTGTACCAGGCGGTCTCGCAGGTGCTGAACTATGTGCTGCAATTGAAAGCATTCCGTACCGGGCGGCGCGCCGCCGAGCCGGCGTATCCGAATGAAGTCGTCGTCCCAACATCCATGAGCGAGGTTAAGCAGTCATGA